A portion of the Drosophila innubila isolate TH190305 chromosome 3L unlocalized genomic scaffold, UK_Dinn_1.0 0_D_3L, whole genome shotgun sequence genome contains these proteins:
- the LOC117788778 gene encoding zinc finger protein 37-like: MMSVLDAAKCRVCTCSLAAADVCYDMRQLPKLAHKFVTCTNLNILEEERLPSKLCQVCHDQLELLYAFRGRCIAADAQWRLELEDINTHDNLKMLEDRETVLEAVVELQECSLNSVSKRRTRQQSKEAKRELEQTEISTEEPHLLSKSTTTSYKCDICDTRFLVEHRLLAHKRQHEGLMPYPCTEIGCDRAFNRLHCLSEHLKQHAGNSSWFSCEQEGCHKSYRHKPTLMMHMRRSHKLGPELKSHVCEFCGKVFNSTAVLNDHRYTHKDKSELPHACPESDCPRRFSSKEKLKVHLLRHAGIKNFSCPYCGMRKTTRNELKIHMNYHTLERTWPCRFCSKVCNSSGNLKMHVRTVHERARDYACSYCERSFAKPDTRKYHEMTHTGEKPHECEECGKRFTQPAALRTHRKIHERQRKQTDDKLGVYTVVITPSTETAALEAVPQQSDCTKDST; encoded by the exons ATGATGTCAGTTTTAGATGCAGCCAAGTGTCGAGTGTGCACTTGTTCCCTAGCTGCAGCAGATGTTTGCTACGACATGCGGCAATTACCCAAATTGGCGCACAAGTTTGTCACCTGCACAAATCTAAACATTTTGGAGGAGGAGCGTCTGCCAAGTAAACTCTGCCAGGTGTGTCACGATCAGCTGGAGCTGCTTTATGCATTTCGCGGCAGGTGCATTGCAGCTGATGCGCAATGGCGCTTGGAATTGGAGGATATTAATACCCATGACAACCTGAAGATGCTGGAGGATCGGGAAACTGTTCTAGAAGCTGTCGTAGAGCTACAGGAATGCAGTTTAAACAGTGTCAGCAAGAGGCGTACAAGACAACAAAGCAAAGAGGCTAAAAGAGAGCTAGAGCAAACTGAAATCTCAACGGAGGAGCCG CATTTGTTGTCCaagtcaacaacaaccagcTACAAATGCGACATCTGCGACACGCGCTTCTTGGTGGAGCATCGTCTGCTGGCGCACAAGCGACAGCATGAGGGATTAATGCCATATCCCTGCACTGAGATTGGCTGTGATCGGGCCTTCAATCGATTGCACTGTCTGTCGGAGCACCTGAAGCAACATGCGGGCAACAGTAGCTGGTTTAGCTGCGAGCAAGAGGGCTGCCACAAGAGTTATCGCCACAAGCCCACGTTGATGATGCACATGAGAAGAAGCCACAAATTGGGACCCGAATTAAAGTCGCACGTTTGTGAATTCTGTGGCAAGGTGTTCAATTCAACGGCTGTGTTGAACGATCATCGCTATACGCACAAGGACAAGTCGGAGCTGCCACATGCCTGTCCAGAATCCGACTGCCCGCGTCGTTTCTCCAGCAAGGAGAAGCTAAAGGTGCATCTGCTGCGTCACGCGGGAATCAAGAACTTTAGCTGTCCCTATTGTGGCATGCGCAAGACCACAAGGAATGAGCTGAAGATTCACATGAACTATCATACGCTGGAGCGCACTTGGCCCTGTCGCTTCTGCTCCAAGGTGTGCAACAGTTCCGGCAATCTCAAGATGCATGTGCGCACAGTGCATGAGCGTGCCCGGGATTATGCCTGCAGCTACTGCGAGCGCAGCTTTGCCAAGCCGGATACCCGCAAATACCACGAGATGACGCACACCGGCGAGAAGCCGCACGAGTGCGAGGAATGTGGCAAGAGATTCACACAACCTGCGGCTTTACGCACTCATCGCAAGATTCACGAGAGACAACGCAAGCAAACGGATGATAAATTGGGAGTCTATACGGTTGTGATTACGCCGTCCACTGAAACAGCTGCTCTAGAGGCTGTGCCACAGCAAAGTGACTGTACAAAAGACTCAACTTGa